ACCGGCGAGACGGATGCGGTGACGCTCGCCGACGCCTTCACCGAGGCCACCGCTCCCGCCGTGCAGGAACAGCGCGACACCCTTGCCGCCCTGCGCGCACAGCGCACCGACGTCGAGCGCCGCCACGCCGAGACCGAGGCCGAACGCGACCGGATCGCCGCCGAACACGACGACGCCCCGCCCCCGGCCCGGGCACGCACCGCCACCCGGAGGCTCGACGAAGGCACACCACTGTGGCAACTCGTCGACTTCGACGAGAAGCTGACGGACACTCAGCGAGCGGGACTGGAAGCGGCCCTGGAGGCGTCGGGCCTCCTCGACGCCCTCGTCACAGCGCAGGACACCCCGGTGGAGGCCGGGCACAGCGAGGCCTACCTCCGGGCCGGAGCCCCGGTGAGCGGACCGAGCCTCGCCGATCTGCTGCGGCCCGACAACCCCGGCGCCCCGGGGGACCCCGCCGCGATCCCGGCCGCGCGGATCACCGCCGTACTGCGCTCCGTCGCCGTCACCGGAGACCTCGACACCGCAACCCCGCGGATCGGCCCCGACGGCCGGTACGCGGCCGGTGTCCTGGCCGGTGCCCACAGCAAGGAGTACGCCGAGTACGTCGGCGCCACCGCCCGCGCCCGCAGGCGGGCCGCCCGGATCGCCGCCTGCGAGGCGCTGCTGGCCGAACTCTCCGCACAGCTCGACGAGTTGGCGCGCACCCGGGCCCGTACGGAAGCCGCCCTGGAGGTGTATTCCGCCGCCCGGGCCGCCCTGCCCCGCACCAACGACATCACGCAGGCCCTGCGCGACCTCGACCGGGCAGCGGAGCGGCTGCGTGCCACCCGCGACGCCGCCGACGCAGCCCAGGCCACGTACGACGAGTCGGTGGCCGCCTGCTCGATCGCCGCGCGCGCCCTGCGCCGTACCGCGGCCGAGCACGGCATCGAGGTCGAGCGCGTCGACGCCGTGGAGACCGCCACCCGCGCCTTCGAGGCGGCGGTACGCGAACTGTCCGCCCGCCGCCGCGAGCACGCCCGCCAGACCGAGGCCGCCCAGGCGGGCGCCGACCGGCTCACCGCCGCCGCCGAGGACGAGGAGGCGGCGCTGGACACCGAGCGCGTCGCGCGGCGCCGGCACACCGAGGAGGCCGCGGGACTTGAGGCCCTCCAGGACGCTGTCGGGGCCGAGGCGCAGGAGGTGATGCGCCAGGTGAAGGAAGCCGAGGACGGGATCGACGCCCTGGCCCGGGAGGCCGAGGCGGCCCGCACCGCCCAGCACGCCGCGATCGCGGGCTCCGCGGCGGCCGAAGCCCGCCGTACGGCCGCCGACGAGGCCGGGGCGGTCGCCGCGACGGAGCAGAAGGACACCGCCCGCTCCCTGCGTCCGTACGCAGCCCGCGAACTCCTCGACATCCTGCGCTGCCCGCCCGGCCTCGCCTGGCCCGCCCAGGAGGCCGACTGGGCCGGCGAGGCACTCCCGCCGGCCGTGGTCGCCGTGCACGAGGCGATCCTCGCCGCGACCCGCGACCTCACCCCCACCGAGACCAGCCTCAAGCAGTCCGTCACCCGGCTCACCAAGGCCCTGGACGACCTGCAGGCACAGCTCGCCGCCGCCGGACAGGACTACCGGCCCGAATGGGACGGCTCCGACGGTGTCATTCTCGTCCGCGTGGCAGACGAAGAGGGCCCGCTGCCCGTCGCCGCCTTCGCACAGAAGATCTCCTCCCACCGCCGGGACCAGTCCGAACTGCTCTCCGAGTCCGAGCAGCGCATCCTGGAGGACGCCCTGCTCACCCGGCTCGCCCAGCAGATCCACGACCGCACCGTCGACGCCCGCGACCTGATCCGGCGCATGAACAGCGACATGCGCAAGCGGCAGATGTCCTCAGGGACGACGGTCGGGGTGAGCTGGCTGCTCGCCGACCACCTCGACGACGAACAGCGCACGGTCTGCGGCCTCCTCGACGCCGACGCCGCCCGCCTGGGCCCCGACGGACTCGCCCGCGTGCGCACGCACTTCGCGGCGCAGATCAAGACCGCCCGCGCCCGCCACCGTGACCAGACCTACCGCGAGCTGCTCGCCGAGGTCCTCGACTACCGGCGCTGGCGGCAGTTCGCGTTCCAGCTCGTCCGCCCCGACAGGAGCGAGGAGCGGCTCACCCGCGCCCGGCACAGCCGGCTGTCGGGCGGTGAGCAGTCCGTGTCGCTGCACCTGCCGCTGTTCGCCGCCGCCCACGCCATGCTCAACTCCGCCGACCCGCACGCCCCGCGTCTGCTCGCCCTCGACGAGGCCTTCGCGGGCGTGGACGACACGGGGCGCGGCGAACTCATGTCGCTGGCGGCGCAGTTCGACCTCGACCTGTTCATGACCGGCTACGACCTGTGGGCCGCCCACGCCTCCGTGTCCGCCGCCGCCCACTACGACCTCGCGCACACCGCCGTCGACCACACCGTCTCCGCGCTGTTGCTGGTCTGGGACGGTGACCGGCTCCTCGCCGACGACACCGGCGACCTCACCGCCGCCCTCGGCTCGCCCGGCACCCGGCGCGTTCCGGTGCCCGAGGAGGCGGAGGTTGTCCACTGAGCGTGATCCGTCGGCGTACGACGAACTCCGGGGCGAGGGCTGGACCCGGCTGCTCGCCGCGGCCCGCCGCAGACTGGAGCGCACCGGCGGTGCCCTCGACGGCGACGTAGGACTCACGACGCCCAGCGAGGCGGAGCGCCGCACCGTCATCGGCGTCACCGGCCGCTACCGGCCCGAGACCGCCAAACGTCTCGCCGTACCCCTGGGCGACCTGGACGGCTATCTCTACGACCGCTACGGCACCGGTCTCCTCCAGACCCTCGGCCAGATGCACGGCCCGCTGCGCGACCGGCCGGCAGAACGCGCCGACGAGGGGGCCCACCGAGACCGGGCCCTGAAGGCCGCCCACACCAGCCGGCTCGCCGGACAAGGATGGTTCGCCGCCTGGCTGGACCGGATCGCCGCCGACGGTACCCTCACCCGTCTCGTACGCCGGGGGGACGTGCGGCTCCTTGACGCGGCGGTGCACGTCCTGGAGCGACTCTTCGGGGAATCGGTTCCCGGGTCCTCGGCCGGTGTCCTGCCGCTTCCCGTCCTCGCCGAGTGGGCCACCGGCGACACCAAAGCCCTCGTGCCCGGCACCGCGCTCGAACAGCTCGTCCTGCGCGCCCTCACCCTGCGCAACGGCGATGGTCCGGCCGTACCGCGCGACCGGGCCGGGCGGCGCGCCCTCTGGGTGAGCGTCGGAGCCATCGCGGACGACCTCGCCAGCCAGGTCCTCGTCCTCAACATCGGAGCCAGGGGAGACACCGTCGTCTGCGACTGGCTGCGTGACGCCGCCGATTTCGGCATACCGTTCCGGCTCACCCTCCACCAGCTCACCACCGACCCCGTCGTCCCTGCCGCCCACACCATCTTCGTCTGCGAGAACCCGGCCGTCCTGCGCGCCGCGGCCGGCGAACTGCGGAACACCGGCGCCGCCCTGGTCTGCACCGAGGGAGTCCCGTCCGCCGCCTGCCACAAACTGCTCGGCGACGCCGTACGCGCCGGAGCACGGCTGTACTGGCGCGCCGACTTCGACTGGGCGGGCCTGCGCATCACCTCGGACGCCGTGGTCCGCCACGGCGCCCACCCCTGGCGGATGACCACCGCCGACTACACGGCGGCCCTCGGAGAGGGCGAGTCCACACCTCTCGTGGGACCACCCGCTGCCAGTTCCTGGGATCCCGGACTGGCGCCGGCCATGGCGGAATCGGGCAGCGCGGTCATGGAGGAACGCCTCCTGCCCGCTCTCCTGTCCGACCTCGCCCTTACCTGACCCCACTACCCCGACTGACCGGACGCGGCGACCCTACGTGGGTCGTAGTGTCGAGGGCTGCTGTTCGCCACGCCTTCCCTGACCTCGGACGACCTCCGCGTCATCGACGAGATCGAGGCGCTCCGTACCGAGTTCCGTCGTCGGCTCGCCCAGCCTCGGCGCTGGGAGGGGCAACTCCGCCGGTCGCTCACCGCGGCCGCTGTGCGGGGATCGACCCACATCGAGGGCTACACGATCAGCGCCGAGGACGCCGAGACCCTGATCGCCGGCGGGGACGTCTCTCCTGAGACCGACGAGGCGACCCGTAACGCCGTCACGGGCTACCGCGACGCCCTCACCTACATCCAGCATGCCGCGAACTTCCAGATCTTCTCCTGGGACCACACCCTGCTCTCGGCCCTGCACTTCATGATGGCCCGGGGTGTCGACCGGGAGGTGCGCCCCGGCGAGTACCGCACCAGCGGCGTGGGGGTCTCCGGCGGCCCGAACCGTCCGCCGGTGTACACGGCCCCGGACCCTGGGCAGGTGCCCGAGTTGATGGACGAGCTCGTCCACTGGCTCACCGAAGGGGACCTTGACGCCCCGGCCCTCGTACGGGCCTCCATGGCTCACTTCAACCTGGTCTCCATCCACCCCTGGCGCGACGGCAACGGCCGGATGCCCCGTGCCGTCCACACCCTCGTCCTCGGGCGCGAGGACATCCTCGCCCCCGAGTTCTCCAGCATCGAGGAGTGGCTCGGCGCGGACACGTACAACACCCTTGAGTACTACGGCGCCCTCCGCGATGTCCAAGCCGGCTCTTGGCAGCCGGAGCGCGACGCCGCCTCCTGGATCAGGTTCTGCCTGACCGCCCACCACCTCCAGGCCCAGGAGGTGCAGCGCCGTTTCGAAGCGGCGGCCCGGCTCTGGTTCCGTCTGGAACACCTCGCCGAGCAGCACCGTCTCGGCGAACGCACCGTCTCGGCCCTGTACGCCGCCGCCGAGGGGCACCTGCGGCGCACCACCTACCAGGCCGAGGAATCCCTCACCCGCGACCAGGCCCTCGCCGACCTCCGTACCCTGCGCCGCCTGGACCTCGTCGAGTCCGTCGGCCACGCCCGCACCCAGCGGTACGTCGGCGGCACTGCCCTCCGGAAGATCCGTACCGAGGTCCGTGCGGAGGTCCACGCTGATCTGTACCGCGAGCCCTACCGTCGGCCGTGAGGGGGGTGCCATGAATCAGGTGTGACCTTCCCCGAAGGAGCCACCTGATGAGTACGGCGACGGATCACCGGATCGAGACTGTGGGCTGGGTGTCGCTTGCCGTGGCCGACCGCAGTGTCCAGGGTGCCGACGTGAAGTCGAGAGCAGGGCCACGAAGTCCCAGATCGTGCTGCATGCCACCACCCCTGGCCGGCATGGGCAGACGCCTCTTGCCACCCATGCCCGGGCAGCGGGCCGCGGTGCCGTCATCAGGAACGAGGGGCACTGGGACGGGCTGCCAAAGGATGACAACCGACGGATGGGGCGGCTGCCGTGCGCATCGAGGTCGGCCATCGGCCTCTTTCGGTCCCTGGCGAACTGACCGGCCCCCGCCCCGTCACCGTGAAGCCGACACCGGAGGGCGGTTCAACAAGGCCATCAGCGGCCGATCCTCATCACCCGGGCCCTCCCGGCGGCGGGACTGGGCGGCAACATCGCCTGTGGTTACCTGAGTTGAGCGAGCTGACCAGCAAGCGCATCCGCACCACGGCCGGGCAGCTCGGCGTGCCGCACCTCGCCGAGGCCCCGGGGGGAGTACGTCGCCCGGTCGAAGGAGGCCAAGATGGGTAATCTCGACTTCGGCGACCTGGTCCTGTCCGAAGAGTCACGATCGAGTTCCGGTCCACCCTTGAACGCCAGCGAGACGACGCGGCCGCCAAGGGGCAGGTCGCACGCGAGCAGATCTTCGACGGAATCCTTGCACGCCTCGATGTGCAAGCCAGCTGAGGTGCCGCGTGCCTGGCAGCCTCTACGCGAAGGACAACGCGCCTAGCGGCCACAATTCCTTCCTGGCAGTAGCCGTGCTCTCCTTGACCTATGTGGGGGTTCCTGTCTGCTGTCCTTGCTATGGTCGGGACCTTGCTGGGGTCCGTCGTTGCCTACGTCTTGCAGGCCCGTTCAGCGGAGCGCATTCGACGTGTTCAAGAGAGCGAGCGAATGCGCGAGCTACGGCTGGCCGCCTTCCGCACGTTGGCACAGACCCTCCATAGCCTCCGTCGAGCTGAACTTGATCAATGGTTGAGTCGACAGCAGGACTCCGAGGGGGCTGATGCCACGCGAGCTGATGAACTATCGAGAAGCACCCGCCCGGCTGCATGGGCGGCGCTGGCGGAGCTGCAACTCCTTGTTGACGACTCCGACTTCGTACAGACCGCTCAGAACGCATATCGGACAACCAGAGCCATCCACTGGGCTCAGGACGACGACGACCGTCGCGACCGGGATCACGCTGCACGCGCAGCCATCGATGCCTACCTCGCAGCCGCGGCTCGTCACGTCCGGTGAAACGACGCTCTCTCCGCAAGGGCTCTGGGCCTTGACTTCGAGACCTGCATATTTGAGGGGTGTCGGCCGGGCAGGTCCGCTATGACAACCTGACCCCGGTCATCCGGCGCATCGTGCTCCTTACGTACCTGTGCGTGCTGTTCGTACCACGGACGACCTCGTTGGCATTGCTCTGCACAGCGACCTGTTCGCAACCCGCACCGAGGCCCGGCTGCGGATCGCGACCTGGATCACCGGCTTCTACAACACGCACCGGCTACACAGCGTGTGTGGATATCAGAGTCCGATCGACTACGAACACGACCACCGGGCCAACTCCGCCTTGGAGCTGGCCGCTTAGAAGATCTCCACAGTCCGAGGGGATTGACAACATCTCGGTGCAAGACGTCTGGGACTACCTCGCCCACGACGAATGGCAGATCGCTCTGAGCGTCCTGGAGGAGCTCGGAGACGGGCAAACCGCTGCCCTTGACGTTCTGGGAGCAGCTTGCCGAGGCGGCTGAGTAACTCGGCCTTGAGCGGAGCGCGGCTTGGTGCCACTGGCGGCGTTCCGAGATCCGAAACGGAATGATCCGGGCGGATCTGGCGCTTCGTCCACCCACGGAGGCCCGACGCAAGACACCAATCTCCGGCCACGGTGTTCTGCGACCCATGTGGGACATCGGGAACCTCTCACCCACCGGCGCCGCTTCGGTGAGTATCGCCGGGCTCTGGGTTGAGGACATGCCCGTTCTGGAGCCTGGCGGCCGGGCCACTGTCCGCCTCGTTCCCCTCACTCCCACTCACTGGACGCACGTCAAAACCGGCCAGCAGATCAACATGCACGAAGACCGGACCGTGGCCGGCGGCGCAGTCGTGCTGGAGGTTCACCTCCCCACCCCCGCCATGCCCGCGAGATGATCCAGGCCGTCCCGCCCTCACGCTGGTGCAGATATCTCCGTACTCGGTGGCGCAGTCACAGGAGTACGTCGACAACTGCCCGAGCGCGACCAGTTGACGTTTCCGGGCCCTGGGCGACTCGGTGAGGAAGACTTCGACGTCGTGGATGTAGGTCAGCGCCCAGTCCTGCTTGGGTCTGGATAGTGAGGGGATCACCCAATCGATCACGGGCGTGAAGCCGGCGTCGGAGAAGTTGTTCGCCAGCGTGCACAGATTGCGGTTGCACAGCTCCACCTGCCGCGCCGCCTCGTCGGCAGGTTCACCAAGAGCCCGGACGTGATCGCTGACGATCAGCCTGTTGATGAAGTCGCCGTCCAGCCGGGCGGAGCGTGGCAGGCGCTCGGCGACGAGTCTGGTCACCGTCGACTTCCCGGCCCCGGGTATCCCCGTCACGATCAGGCAGTCCGGAGTCTCCGGAGTGATCACGCCCGCAATCGTGGCAGCGCGCCTGGTGGCGAGCCATCGCATTTTCAAGGCGTGGCCCTCCTGAGTACTCCGCTCCGGCGCCCCGGTTCCCCCTGCCGGATCTCTCAGGATCCGCGAGCGAGAACCACCACCCGATCCGACCCAAACAGCCACTTGGCGATCAAGTGTTCCCGGCACTCACCAGCACGAGCTGCCGCTTCCCACCGACACAATCAGCGCAGTGACTCCAGTCGTGGCTGTCGGTTCGCGATCCGCATGTTTCAGCTGCCCGCCAGGCTTCTCGTGAGCGGGCGTACTGCCGGTTCGAGCAGCGACAATGTCCGCTGCTCCGCGTCGAGGGCCACGCGGATACCGACTGGCATCGGCAGATTCGGGCCGGCGTGTCCGAACTCGACGTTGCCCAGGACCGGGATGTCACGGTCGCCGAGGACATCGAGGACGATCTCGCGCAGGGTCGGGGACGCGTCGGGCGAGTGGAGGCCGTCGATCCCGTCCGGGATGCCCACGACCATGCCGGAGATCCGATCGAGGATGCCGGCGTGTCGCAGTACCTGCAGGTAGCTCCACACATGCGCTGCCAGGCCACCCGCCTCCTCCCAGAACAGCACCGCGCCGTCGAACCCTTCGAGCGGCAGCGCGTAGGACGTCGCCTGGTTCAGCACAATGCGGTTGATCACTCCGCCGATCAGCCGGCCTTCGGTGCGACCGGCACGCCAGCACTCCCACGTCGGGGTGGCGGGCAGCGGGCCGATCGGCTCGGTTCCGGTCAGCAACGTCGAGTAGAGCTCCTCGAGTTCCGCCCTGCGTGCCGCAGTCGCGCGCTGCCAGTGTCCGCCGAGTCCAGGGGTGGCCAGGTCGGAATGGAAGCCGACCAGACCCGTGCGCGCGTAGAACACCAGATGCAGCAGCGAGATGTCGC
The DNA window shown above is from Streptomyces sp. NBC_01451 and carries:
- a CDS encoding TIGR02680 family protein — translated: MSTPAPTPAARYVPTRAGIINLWDYRDEEFSFAGGWLVLRGPNGSGKTKALEVLFPFVLDGRIDPKRLNPFAAEDRTMKSNLLFRGQDSALGYVWIEFTHRETGETVTCGIGLHAQRHRDTPARWHFVAEGRVGEDFSLLTHDDRPMTKKQLAAELGRELIASTADYRAAVDRRLFGLGPERYEQLLTLILTLRRPQLAKNLDPARLSDTLTAGLRPLDDDLIAEAARSFEDMESVQRTLEGLVAADDATRAFLASYSTYLRVHARSAADRLTARRTETAERAAALRAATVELAAAREQQAAAETRAESADASLAAQRARLDQLRSSAAYQAVEQLADLERLVRTCEQTARQATAERERRTAATGRARAEAEHAAGIAAELDAAVSRDAAAVADHAHTSGLPWTPADAEPVRLAERSAALAAARYEGVRAVRAAQQAARGAEQTRDLARVSLDRAEEAVTAAETAETAAESALESAREQARTALGRWTEAHGRLLTQEGASRLAEALELTGETDAVTLADAFTEATAPAVQEQRDTLAALRAQRTDVERRHAETEAERDRIAAEHDDAPPPARARTATRRLDEGTPLWQLVDFDEKLTDTQRAGLEAALEASGLLDALVTAQDTPVEAGHSEAYLRAGAPVSGPSLADLLRPDNPGAPGDPAAIPAARITAVLRSVAVTGDLDTATPRIGPDGRYAAGVLAGAHSKEYAEYVGATARARRRAARIAACEALLAELSAQLDELARTRARTEAALEVYSAARAALPRTNDITQALRDLDRAAERLRATRDAADAAQATYDESVAACSIAARALRRTAAEHGIEVERVDAVETATRAFEAAVRELSARRREHARQTEAAQAGADRLTAAAEDEEAALDTERVARRRHTEEAAGLEALQDAVGAEAQEVMRQVKEAEDGIDALAREAEAARTAQHAAIAGSAAAEARRTAADEAGAVAATEQKDTARSLRPYAARELLDILRCPPGLAWPAQEADWAGEALPPAVVAVHEAILAATRDLTPTETSLKQSVTRLTKALDDLQAQLAAAGQDYRPEWDGSDGVILVRVADEEGPLPVAAFAQKISSHRRDQSELLSESEQRILEDALLTRLAQQIHDRTVDARDLIRRMNSDMRKRQMSSGTTVGVSWLLADHLDDEQRTVCGLLDADAARLGPDGLARVRTHFAAQIKTARARHRDQTYRELLAEVLDYRRWRQFAFQLVRPDRSEERLTRARHSRLSGGEQSVSLHLPLFAAAHAMLNSADPHAPRLLALDEAFAGVDDTGRGELMSLAAQFDLDLFMTGYDLWAAHASVSAAAHYDLAHTAVDHTVSALLLVWDGDRLLADDTGDLTAALGSPGTRRVPVPEEAEVVH
- a CDS encoding TIGR02679 family protein produces the protein MSTERDPSAYDELRGEGWTRLLAAARRRLERTGGALDGDVGLTTPSEAERRTVIGVTGRYRPETAKRLAVPLGDLDGYLYDRYGTGLLQTLGQMHGPLRDRPAERADEGAHRDRALKAAHTSRLAGQGWFAAWLDRIAADGTLTRLVRRGDVRLLDAAVHVLERLFGESVPGSSAGVLPLPVLAEWATGDTKALVPGTALEQLVLRALTLRNGDGPAVPRDRAGRRALWVSVGAIADDLASQVLVLNIGARGDTVVCDWLRDAADFGIPFRLTLHQLTTDPVVPAAHTIFVCENPAVLRAAAGELRNTGAALVCTEGVPSAACHKLLGDAVRAGARLYWRADFDWAGLRITSDAVVRHGAHPWRMTTADYTAALGEGESTPLVGPPAASSWDPGLAPAMAESGSAVMEERLLPALLSDLALT
- a CDS encoding Fic family protein, which encodes MRGSTHIEGYTISAEDAETLIAGGDVSPETDEATRNAVTGYRDALTYIQHAANFQIFSWDHTLLSALHFMMARGVDREVRPGEYRTSGVGVSGGPNRPPVYTAPDPGQVPELMDELVHWLTEGDLDAPALVRASMAHFNLVSIHPWRDGNGRMPRAVHTLVLGREDILAPEFSSIEEWLGADTYNTLEYYGALRDVQAGSWQPERDAASWIRFCLTAHHLQAQEVQRRFEAAARLWFRLEHLAEQHRLGERTVSALYAAAEGHLRRTTYQAEESLTRDQALADLRTLRRLDLVESVGHARTQRYVGGTALRKIRTEVRAEVHADLYREPYRRP
- a CDS encoding S66 peptidase family protein encodes the protein MTLTALPQLLRPRALRPGDLVAVAALSGPLHAANEPDLEQAVVVLKRMGFRVRRAPLLAGGRHHWWSAARPTEIAEELNALLRDPEVRAVIAHDGGQTALGYLDLIDFEAITADPKPILGFSDISLLHLVFYARTGLVGFHSDLATPGLGGHWQRATAARRAELEELYSTLLTGTEPIGPLPATPTWECWRAGRTEGRLIGGVINRIVLNQATSYALPLEGFDGAVLFWEEAGGLAAHVWSYLQVLRHAGILDRISGMVVGIPDGIDGLHSPDASPTLREIVLDVLGDRDIPVLGNVEFGHAGPNLPMPVGIRVALDAEQRTLSLLEPAVRPLTRSLAGS